The genomic interval ACAGTTGCAGTTTCTTTTACATCGCTTTCTGTAAACGACCACTTTGTATAAGAAACGAGACGTAAAACACAACAGAACATGTTTGTGAGTTATATTTGGTACTGTTCTCAGTACAGAAAGCTTTAGAGACACGATAAGAAGCAAAAGCAAAGCACAAACAAAGAATTGTACACTTGTGAACATATTGTATAATAACTTGTTTTTAAAGTCTTACCTCTGCAGTCGCACACCTCCTGTCAGGGAGCACTAGTGTGTTGGCATGGCTGCCCGGGACTATAGTAGATCCTATACTCATTCTGGGTCCAACTAACATGTACCGTTTGTCTCCAGATCTGTACTGGATGCTGTGACACAGTGTTCCATCATAATTAGGCTCTTGTAGATATTTAGAAGTGTATTCTGCGGATTTAGAGCACTGCATTGCAATCAGCACGATGATACTGATGAGAAAAAGTACAGACACTGATCCCAGGGTTATGATCAGATAGAATGTGACATTGTCCTCCTCGTCAACTTTAGTTGCACTTTTAACATCAGAAGCAGCAAAAGCCTCTTTGGGCTCCACGACTTTGACAATCACAGTAGCAGTTGCTGAGAGTGAGACGTTCCCATTGTCTTTCACCAGTATGACCAGTTTATGCTCAGCCTCGTCTGTCTCTGTGAATGAGCGAAGTGTTCTGATCTGTCCTGTGTAGCGGTCCAAACCAAAGAGACTGTGGTCAGTAACTTCCTGCAGTGAAAACAGTAACCAGCCGTTATATCCTATATCAGCGTCATAGGCTCTGACTTTAGTCACCAAGTGTCCTGCGTTCACATTGCGGGGAACCTCCTCCACACCTTCAGCAGAACCGTTAGAGCTGACTGGATACAGGATGACTGGAGCGTTGTCGTTCTGATCCAGAATGAACACGTTCACTGTGACGTTGCTGCTTAGTGACGGAGTTCCAGAATCGGTGGCAACAACTTGGAACTGGAACGTTTTCAGAGTCTCAAAGTCAAAACTTTTTAGTGCTGAAATGTGCCCATTATCAGAGTTTACATTTAGAAACGACATTATGTCATTTTGACTTCCTTCTCTCACGATGTGATATGAAATAGCTGCATTTTCATTCAAGTCATTGTCCGTTGCGCTTACAGAGAATATTGAATTTCCAGCAACGTTATTTTCTACCAGATAAAACTGTAATGGATGTTGAGAGAATCGTGGTTTATTGTCATTTACATCTGCTATCTGAATACTTAGTGTTTTAACAGTAGATAAGGGAGGTTCACCACAATCTGTGGCTTTTATTGTTATGTCATAATGTGACACCTCCTCTCGATCCAAAAACCCCTTAGTGACAATTGAATATATGTTCTCTTTATAGGAAGGCTTTAATTCAAAAGGTACGTCTGAGTTTATGCTTGATATTATTTTTCCATTGACACCGGAGTCTTTATCTCTCATAGTGATGAGAGAAATCATTGTGCCAGACTTTAAATCTTCAGACACTATATTTGACAGTGACGTTACTTCTATTTCTGGTGGATTATCGTTGACATCTTTTATCTTTATAATAACTCTACACTCACCTGTCAGTGGAGGTGTTCCTTTATCGGATACCTCAACATCTAATTTATAAACGTCGTTTTCCTCATAGTCCACTACTCCTTTAACTCTAATCTCTCCAGTTAATTTGTCCAAATCAAAAATGTCATAGACTTTTTTCTTTAGAGTTTTTCCAAGGCTGTATTCAATATCGCTGTTGATTCCCTCGTCGGGATCCGTTGCATTCATTCTAAATATTGAAGTACCGACTGGAACGTTTTCTTGTATTTCAATTTGGTAAATCTCCTGACTAAACATCGGACGATTATCATTA from Sebastes fasciatus isolate fSebFas1 chromosome 10, fSebFas1.pri, whole genome shotgun sequence carries:
- the LOC141775507 gene encoding protocadherin alpha-8-like isoform X12, producing MMGIERQPRRRVCSWFAFHLALLLCAGIRALAEIRYSIPEEVKEGTAVGNVAKDLGFDVTSLTDRRFRIVSESKDALFLVNPDNGALYVHKKIDREELCQGSGACLMELKVIVENPLEIHYVVVEITDVNDHSPSFPEKEQTFEIFEQTLPGRRFQLQTARDPDAGINSIRTYTLTSNNHFEVDIRQSDEDKIPFLVLKKSLDREQKSTHTLLVTAVDGGKPPRSGTLNVSIIVLDSNDNRPMFSQEIYQIEIQENVPVGTSIFRMNATDPDEGINSDIEYSLGKTLKKKVYDIFDLDKLTGEIRVKGVVDYEENDVYKLDVEVSDKGTPPLTGECRVIIKIKDVNDNPPEIEVTSLSNIVSEDLKSGTMISLITMRDKDSGVNGKIISSINSDVPFELKPSYKENIYSIVTKGFLDREEVSHYDITIKATDCGEPPLSTVKTLSIQIADVNDNKPRFSQHPLQFYLVENNVAGNSIFSVSATDNDLNENAAISYHIVREGSQNDIMSFLNVNSDNGHISALKSFDFETLKTFQFQVVATDSGTPSLSSNVTVNVFILDQNDNAPVILYPVSSNGSAEGVEEVPRNVNAGHLVTKVRAYDADIGYNGWLLFSLQEVTDHSLFGLDRYTGQIRTLRSFTETDEAEHKLVILVKDNGNVSLSATATVIVKVVEPKEAFAASDVKSATKVDEEDNVTFYLIITLGSVSVLFLISIIVLIAMQCSKSAEYTSKYLQEPNYDGTLCHSIQYRSGDKRYMLVGPRMSIGSTIVPGSHANTLVLPDRRCATAEPKVPSADWRYSASLRAGGVMQSSVHMEESSVMQGAQGVLVQNWPTASSAADAEGGEVSPPMGAGVDSNSWHFRYGPGGPGAPPQHLKPGEVPPEAFIIPGSPAIISIRQNQGGEDDKSDFITFGKKEEAKKKKKKKKEKKDKKDKGKDDGDE